A region from the Lutra lutra chromosome 1, mLutLut1.2, whole genome shotgun sequence genome encodes:
- the MRPL47 gene encoding 39S ribosomal protein L47, mitochondrial isoform X4: MLLTLEQEAKRQKLPMPSPERLEKVVDSMDALDKVVQEREDALRLLQTGQEKGRPGAWRRDIFGRIIWHKFKQWPIPWYLNKRYNRKRFFAMPYVERFVRLRLEKQARIEARKKSLEKKKEKFLQKKFPHLSEAQKSSLV, translated from the exons atgctcTTAACTCTAGAACAGGAGGCCAAGCGGCAGAAATTGCCAATGCCAAGTCCGGAGCGGTTAGAAAAG GTAGTAGATTCCATGGATGCATTAGATAAGGTTGTCCAGGAAAGAGAAGATGCCCTAAGACTTCTTCAGACTGGTCAAGAAAAAGGCAGACCTGGTGCTTGGAGAAGAGACATCTTTGGAAGAATCATCTG GCACAAATTCAAGCAGTGGCCTATACCTTGGTACCTAAATAAAAGATACAATAGGAAACGATTCTTTGCAATGCCCTATGTGGAACGTTTTGTCAG ATTGAGACTTGAGAAACAAGCCCGGAttgaagcaagaaagaaaagcttagagaaaaagaaagaaaaatttcttcagaaaaagtTTCCACATCTTTCTGAAGCCCAGAAGTCAAGTCTTGTCTAA